The sequence below is a genomic window from Streptomyces sp. B21-105.
GAGCCCCGGCAGTGCCAGCGCAGGCCGGGGTGCTCGTCCATGGTCTCGGGGTGGCAGTCCAGCTCACAGGGCCACCACTCGTCCTCGTCCTCGGGGGTGCCGCGGGTGAGGGTGAAGAAGAGCAGCCGCCCGTCGTCACTGACGGCGACCGGGCCGACGTCGACGCCGGCGTCCAGCAGCCGCTCGAGGGCCGCCCGGCCGGCTTCCAGGGGCACGTCGAGGACGTCGTGCGTCATACCGGTGGCGGTGATGAAGTTGGCCTGCGGCTGATGGCGGGCCCAGCGCTCGATCTGGGCGCGGTCGGTGGTGGACTGCGTCTGCCAGGCGAACGACACCGGGTGCCGGGCGGGGGTCGGACAGCCGACCCGGTCGCAGGAGCAGCCGTAGCCGGGGGCCGGGTACGCGGCGGGTGCAAGCGGGAGACCCGCTCCGGCGGCGGCCAGCAGCAGGACCTCACGGCCGTCTTCGCCCAGGGGCTCCGCCGGGCCGCTCGCGCGCAGCCACTCGGAGAGTTTGCCCCACAGGCCGGACCGGCCGCCGATCTCCGCGCTCATCTGTCCCCTCGCCTCGCTGTGGTGCGGACAGCATGCCTCATGGTCCCACCATCCTGTGCATCGGGGGTCCGGAGCCGTGAATCGGGTCAGGTGGGACGGGTGTGATCAGAGTGGCCCATGTGGTGCTCGGTCGCGGTCACCGTGGAGCGAGTCCGTGCAGGGCGTAGTCGACGAGGGTGTCGGTGTACTCGTAGGAGATCGGGCCGGTGTACTGCAGCCAGCGCTGGGCGAGTGGCGAGACGAAGAACTCGAGGGCGATGCGCAGGTCGAGGTCGGCGCGGACCTGTCCGGCCTCCTGGGCGGCGCGCAGCCGGTCCACGTAGAGCTGGAGGGACGGCTCCAGGAGCTTCGCCGTGAACTCGCGGCCGACCTGCTCGTCGACCACGCCCTCGGCGGCCAGGGCACGGGACGGCGCCTCGAACCTGGGGTCCGTGAGCTGGTCGACGGTGGCCCGCAGCACGGCCTTGAGGTCTGCGGCGAGGTCGCCGGTGTCGGGGATGGCGTACGGCTCGTGCTCCGCCGCCCCCGCTTCCCGCGCCGCCTGCTCCCCGAGGTCGAGGAAGGCCTCCAGCAGGACGTCGGCCTTCGATCCCCACCAGCGGTAGATGGTCTGCTTGCCGACGCCGGCCCGGGCCGCGATGCCCTCGATGGTCGTCTTCGGATAGCCGACCTCCACGACGAGGGCGAGGGCGGCGTCGTAGATCGCGCGCCGTGAGCGTTCGCTGCGGCGGGAGGTGTCGGGGGCCGGCTTTCCGGACTGGGTGACCATGCTCCGACGGTACCAAGCGGGTGAGACGGTCCGTCTCGGGAGCGGGGAGCGGCCGGGCGGGCTCGGGTGCGGCCGGGCGGGCTCGGGTGCGGTCAGGCGTCCTCGCCGGGGTAGCGCACCCCGATCCGCTCCCGGACGGCGTCCAGGGTGCGCATGACGGCGAGGCTGCCGTCGAGCGGGACGAGCGGGGACTCGGTCTCGCCGGCCCGCAGGGCACGCATGACCTCGCGGGCCTCGTGCCGGAACGTGGTGCGGGGCCCGTCTGCCGGGTCCCCGGCGAACTCCTCGGGGTCGTGCCCGGCCCGGTGCAGGACGATCCGGTCGGGGTGGAAGAAGCCGGCCGGGATGTCGATGCGGCCGCGCGAGCCGGTGACCGAGGCGGTGGTGCCGGTGCCGCCGGAGACGGAGCAGTGCAGTGCGGCGAGCGCGCCGGAGTCCCAGGACAGGGCCAGCGCCGTCTGGAGGTCGACGCCCTCGGCGGACAGGACCGCCTGGGCGGCGATGCCCGACGGCTCGCCGAGCAGCAGGTGGGCGAAGGAGACCGGATAGACGCCGAGGTCGAGGAGGGCGCCGCCGCCCTGGGCGGGGTCGCGCAGCCGGTGCGAGGGCGGGAAGGGCCCCTCGAGGCCGAAGTCGGCCTGCACGGTGCGGACGTCGCCTATCGCGCCGTCGTCCACGAGGGCCTTGAGGCGGCGGATGACCGGGTTGCAGTACATCCACATGGCCTCCATGAGGAAGCGGCCGCCCGACCTGGCAAGCCCCACGAGTTCCTCGGCCTCGCGCACGTTCAGCGTGAACGCCTTCTCGCACAGCACGTTCCGCCCGGCCTCCAGGCAGAGTCCGGCGGCGACGCGGTGGGCGGCGTGCGGGGTGGCGACGTAGACGACGTCGATGTCCTCGTCGGCGGCGAGCGCGGCCCAGTCGCCGTAGGCGCGGGGTATGCCGAACCGGTCGGCGAACGCCTTCGCGGAGGCCTCGGTGCGTGAGGCGACGGCCACGACCTCGGCGTCGGGCAGGTCGATCAGGTCCGCGGTGAACGCGGCGGCGATCCCGCCGGTCGCCAGGATTCCCCACCGCACCGTGTCCGTCGTCATACCGTGCCCCGCCCTCGTCCCGTCCCAGCAGTGTGTTCGAGCTGAGAGCATAGGTGGCCGAGACGTCGGAGAGGGAGGGGCGACCGCATGCCGGAGGGTGGGGCCGTGGACCCGGCGGCGCCGGAAGCGGTCGTGACGCAGTCAGTGCTGCCGTCGGTGCGGGAGCGGCGCCGGACCGGACTGCTCGTCACCCTCGTGCTGGGCGGGCTGACGGCCACTCCCCCGCTGTCGATGGACATGTACCTCCCGGCGCTGCCCGAGGTCACCCGCTCGCTGCACGCGCCCGCGGCGACCGTGCAGCTCACGCTGACCGCGTGCCTGGCCGGCATGGCGCTCGGGCAGCTGGTGGTGGGGCCGATGAGCGACCGGTGGGGGCGCCGGCGTCCGCTGCTCGCCGGGCTCGCGGTGTACGTCGTGGCGACCGTGCTGTGCGCGCTGGCGCCGACGGTGGAGGCGCTGGTCGCCTTCCGGCTGGTGCAGGGGCTCGCGGGCGCGGCCGGGATCGTGATCGCGCGGGCCGTGGTGCGTGACCTGTACGACGGCGTGGCGATGGCCCGCTTCTTCTCCACCCTGATGCTGATCTCCGGGGTCGCCCCGGTGGTGGCGCCTCTGATCGGCGCGCAGATCCTGCGCGGCACCGACTGGCGGGGCGTGTTCGTGCTGCTCGCGGCGGTGGGGCTGCTGCTGGCCGCGCTGGTGTGGGCCAGGCTGCCGGAGACGCTGCCCGTCGCCGAGCGGCAGGAGGGCGGGGTCGGCGAGGCGCTGCGCTCGATGCGCCGGCTGCTGTCCGACGCGCCCTTCACGGGATATCTGCTCACCGGCGGCTTCGCCTTCGCCGCGCTGTTCGCGTACATCTCCGCCTCGCCGTTCGTGGTCCAGGAGATCTACGGCGCCTCCCCGCAGACGTTCGGTCTGCTGTTCGGCGTGAACTCGGTCGGGCTGGTGCTGATCGGCCAGGTCAACGGCAAGGTGCTGGTGGGCCGGGTGCGGCTGGACCGGGTGCTGGCCGTCGGGCTGGCGACGGTGACGCTGGCCGCGGCCGCGCTGCTGCTCATGACGACCGGTGTGTTCGGCGAGGTGGGGCTGACGCCGGTGGCCGTCGCGCTGTTCGTGCTGATGTCCGCGATGGGCGTCACCCTGCCCAACGCGCAGACCCTCGCCCTGCTGCGCGTGCGGCACTCCGCCGGTTCCGCCTCGGCGCTGCTGGGCACGTCGTCCTTCCTCATCGGCGCGATCGCGTCCCCGCTCGTCGGTGTCGCCGGCGAGCGCACCGCCGTCCCGATGGCGGTCGTCCAGCTGACGGCCGTACTGGTGGCGTCGGCCTGTTTCGTGGCGCTGTGCCGTCCCTGGCGTACGAGAGCGGGAGACTCGAGGACGGCGGATTCGAGAACGGCGGATTCGAGAGCGGGAGAAGAGAGCTGAGCACGCCGAGACTGCGCGTCGACACACCGGAACGGGCCGGGCTCGACCCCGAGGAGACGCGGCTGCTCGTCCGCGACGTCGTGGACCTCACCGCCGGGGACCACCCGTGGGCGGCGGGCGCGGTGGTGGTCGCCGGGCGCGGCCCGGTGATCGCGGTGCGGGAGGCGGCGGGCTGGGCGGTGCGGTACTCGGCGTACGATCCGGCGGCCGACGCGGGCGTGGAACTGCCCGCCGGGGAGCGGGTGCCGATGGCCGTGGACACGCCCTTCGACCTGGCCTCCCTCACCAAGCTGTTCACGTCGGTGGCGGCAGTGCAGCAGATCGAGCGCGGCACGCTCGGCATCGACGCGCTCGTCGGCGCCTACCTGCCGGACTTCCGCGGGGCCGCCGAGCACGGCGTCACCGTCCGCCAACTCCTCACCCACACCTCCGGGCTGCGCCCCGAGCTGCCCCTGTACGACTGCGCCGACGTCGGGGAGCGGATGGCGCTGCTCCGCGCGGAGGCGCCGTCCGGCGAACCGGGCCGATACCTGTACTCCGACCTGAACATGCTGCTGCTCCAGCAACTCCTGGAGCGGCTGACCGGCCGCACGCTCGACGTCCTCGTGCACGAGGGGATCACCCGTCCGCTGGGAATGACGGCGACCGGTTTCGGCCCCTGCCCCGGCGCGGCGGCCACCGAGGACCAGCGCCGGCCGTGGGCCCGGGCGGACCGGGGCATGCTGCGGGGCGAGGTGCACGACGAGAACACGTGGGCGCTGGGCGGGGTCGCCGGTCACGCGGGCCTGTTCTCCACCGGCGACGACCTTGCGGTGTTCTGCCGGACCCTGCTGGCGGGCGGCTCGTACGGCACCGCCCGCATCATCGGCCCCGACTTCGTGGAGCTGCTGCTGACGCCCCCGGGACTGGGGTTCGCGGTGGACCAGCCGTGGTTCATGGGCGAGCTGGCGGGCGAGGGCGCAGCCGGGCACACCGGGTTCACGGGAACGTCGCTGGTGCTGGACCCGGCGACGGACACCTTCGTGGTCCTGCTGGCCAACACGGTCCACCCGGTACGCCGGACACCGGACAGCACGCCGCGGGCGCTGGCGGGGACGCGGCTGGCGATGGCGGTGCGGTAAAGGGCTGCTGGTGCGATAAGGGGCTGGTGGTCGGGGGCGGTCCGGGGAACCTGAGAAAATCGCCGGGTGAACGTCTCCGTACCCGCCGCCGACACCCTCCGCACCGCGCTCGCGGAGCTTCTCGACGGGCTGCCGCCCCGGCAGGCCGCGCAGGCAGTCGACCGGCTCATCGCCAGCTACCGGGGGGCCACCCCCACCGACGCGCCCATCCTGCGCGACCGCGCGGACGTGGCGGCCTACGCCGCGTACCGGATGCCGGCGACCTTCGAGGCGGTGTCCTCGGCGCTGGAGGCGTTCGCGGACGCGGTCCCGCGGTGGACGCCGGGCAGCCATGTGGACGTCGGCGGCGGCACCGGCGCCGCGACCTGGGCGGTGAGCGCGGTCTGGGAGGGCACGCGCCCGGTGACCGTCCTCGACTGGGCGGAGCCCGCGCTGGCCCTCGGCCGGGAGATCGCCGCCGCGAACCCGGCGCTGGCGGACGCCCGTTGGCAGCGCGCCCGGATCGGCTCGGCGCTCGCGCTGGACCCGGCGGACCTGGTCACCGTCTCCTACGTCCTCAACGAGCTGCCCGCCGCCGACCGGGCCACCCTCGTGGACGCCGCCGCGTCGGCCGCGCAGGCCGTCGTGATCGTCGAACCGGGCACCCCCGACGGCTACGCCCGCGTGATCGAGGCCCGTGACCGGCTGATCGGCGCCGGTTTCCGGGTGGCCGCCCCCTGCCCGCACAGCGCGGCCTGCCCGATCGTCCCCGGCACCGACTGGTGCCACTTCTCGGCCCGGGTCAGCCGCTCCTCCCTGCACCGCCAGGTCAAGGGCGGCTCCCTCCCCTACGAGGACGAGAAGTTCGCCTACGTCGCCGCCGCCCGCTTCCCGGTCACTCCCGCCCCCTCCCGCGTCGTCCGCCGCCCCCAGATCCGCAAGGGCCAGGTCCTCCTCGACCTGTGCGAGCCCGACGAGCAGCTGAGCCGCACCACGGTGACGAAGAAACACGGCGACCTCTACAAGGCGGCCCGCGACGCGGACTGGGGTGACACCTGGCCCCCGGCCCCGCCCGGCGACTGAGTCCGCCCCGAAGTCCTGGTCCCCCGCTCGAGGAAGGACCCCGTTCTCAGCCTCTCGTAGGCGGGTTCGGCTCTCGCCATCCAGGCGTCCACGTCGGCCGCCATCGAGGGGAACTTCTCCTTGAGAGGTTCCGCCAGCTCGCGGATCTCCTCCCACGAATCGGCCAGATACGTCTCGCTCTCCAAGCCGATCGCGACGGCCGCCCGGAACGGATCGTCCGACCGTAGCCACCGTCTCCCCACCTCGATGATCTGCGCCACGTCAGCGGCGTCGATGATCCACGACATGGAGAGCAGCTGCTCGGAGACGAACCCGGGGGTCACGTTCGCAGCCCGGTGCTCGACAAGGAAGTCCATGACGTCCTCGACCTTCACGGTCACCACCTCCGCTAGACGCGCCACTCATAAGGGTTCGGATCGGATCGATGGCCCGGCCGGCTGAACGCACCAGTTGTCGTGGACGTTCAGCGTGCCCCGGTCGCGGTCGGTCTGCGTCGTGCCCGGGGTGGGGGTGAAGCGCCAGTTCTGCGCCTCTGACGCGTTGCAGGCATACAGCTGGATCGCCGTCGCGGTGGCCGGAACACCGCTCCTGAGGTCCAGGCACTTGTCGGCGAGGCCCACGTACGGGGTCTTGCCGCCGGTGCCCTGGCCGGTGATCCGGTCGACCTTACCGTCGTAGGTCCAGGACAGCGACTGCTTGTCGCCGTTCTCGACGGAGGTGACGGTCTTGGTCTCGCCGGTGAGCTCGTACAGACGCTCCGCCTCCGCCTTGACCTGTGCGCCGGCCGGCGTGGTGTAGGTCTTCGACACCTTGGTCAGCGTGTGCGGCTGGGTGCTGTCGGCCTTGCCGTAGGCGTAGGTGGTCGTGGCGTCCTTGACGGCGGCGCCGGTGAGGTCCTTCTCGGTGAGCTTCTTGCGGTTGCCGAGCAGGTCGTACTCGTACTCCTGCCAGTAGCCGGAGTTGTCCTTGCCGGCGGCCACGTTGAGCGTGCCGTCGCTGTTCTTCGGGCCGGTGCAGGCGCTCTGGTCCTTGGAGGTCCAGGCCGACTTCAGCTGACCCAGCGGGTCATAGGTGAAGCACTGCCGCTCCTCGATGCCGAGGGAGCCCTCCTTGACGGAGGTGACGTTGCCCGACGGGTCGTAGGTGTACGACCGGTCGGAGACCAGCCAGGGGTTGTTCGGGTTCTGGCCGACCAGGGAGGTGTCCCCGGGCTTCTCCCGGAAGACCGACTGCTGCTTGAGCTCGCCGCTGGACTCGTCGAACGTGTTCTGCGTCCACACCCGGTAGGGCTGGGCGCCGAGCGTGGAGCGCAGCACCTGGCCGTAGGGGTCGTAGACCGTCTCCGAGCCGTACCAGTCCTTGCCGGGTGCGGAGATCCGCAAGGGCCAGGTCCCTCCTCGACCTGTGCGAGACGGAGGAGCGGCTCAGCCGAACGACGGTGACGAAGCGGCACGGGGACTTCTACAAGGCAGCGCGGGACGCGGACTGGGGAACGCCTGGCCGCCGGAGGGCCTGTGAGTCCGGAGCCGGCCTGCGCCTGAGCTCGCCAAACACCCGAGGGGCCTCACCAGAATCGATTCCGGTGAGGCCCCTCGGTCATTCATGTGACCCGCGAAGGACGGGCTGGCAGGCAGGAACCCCGCCCGACCTTCTCAGCTATTCGGCCCGGGCACGCACGAGGGCTTCGGTGACGGTGCGCAGGGCCGCCTTCAGCCTCTCCCGCTCGTCGCGCACCTGGTCGACCTTCTTCCCGGACGCCTGGTAGGCGGTCTCGAACGCGACCCAAGCCTCGTAGGCCACGAGCAGCCCCTCGGAAGCGGCCCGCCCTCGCTCGAACTGCTGCTGGAACCCCAGGGGAGGGTCATGACTCCCGATCCACAGTTCGAGCCGGGCATGCTCGGCCATGTACTGCGCGGCGAGTTCGACCACGTCGTTTCCGACGATGTTGCTGCCGATCACCCGCACACCGAGGTTGAGGGCCGGCGACGCCGTCGGTGCGCGCAGAGGCTCGGGCACCTTGCTGGACGGCGGCTGCTCTTTCAGCCAGTCCCATTCACCTGCCATTACAACCTCCTCCGCGGAAAGTCCGTTTCCAGGAGCCAGCTTGCGATTTCCATCGAGGTCGAAACGGGCATTTCGTAGCCGCCGGCCCTGAGGACCCTCGCGCAGAAGGTCACACAGTTGTTCGTGTCCCTGTCATGCGGCCCGAGGTTGCTGTCGTCCAGGAAGTAGTTCTGCGCCTGCTGCGCGCGCCTTGCGTTCGGCAGGGGCACTCGAACGACGTCGGTGCCGGGAGCGTGAGCAGCATCCCGCAGACCGACGATGGAGTCCTGTCCGACTTGAGAACCCGCCTCTTTGTGAATCGTCGTGCCGTTGTGCGTCACCGCGATCGAGGCGTGCCCTTGTTCCCTGTCCAGGTAAACATCCGCGTAGCCCGCGTCGTCACCGGTCGGGCAGGAGTCGTTGTGGACGAGGAGCGAGGTGGCAGCCGCCAGCACGTGGTACGTGTGCTACGCGGCACCCCTCTACCTGCGTTTATGCAGGTCAAGCGCGGTATGCTGATCCGGTGAAGTGCGTGGGTGTCCGCGGTTGTGCGGGGTTGTTGCCGTCAGCTACTGCCGTCAGGCAATTCAGCCCAGGTACGGCTTCTCACGGTGCTCCAGGAAGTGCTGGAGCCTGAGCCGTTGGGTGTGGTGCATCGGCAACTGTTTGATCTCTTCGGGCGGCACGAACCGGAGCTCGGTGGACTCGTCGGAGATCTCCAGCCGGCCGCCGGTGATGCGGGCGGTGAAGCAGACGTTGAACTGGCGGCGGACCTCGCCGTCGGTGTAGGCGATGATGTGTTTCGGGTCGGTGTAGGTGCCGACCAGGCCGGTGATCTCAACGTCGAGGCCGGTCTCTTCCTTGACCTCGCGGATGGCCGTGCCGGGTAGAGAGTCTGTGAGGTCCATGCCTCCGCCGGGCAGTGCCCACAGGTCGTTGTCGCGGCGGCGCTGGAGGAGGATGCGCCCGTGGTCGTCGGTGACGACGGCGGATGCGGCGACGACCATGCTGTTCGGCTCAGGCGCGTTGGGGTCGCCGTAGTACTCGGTGCGGGCCACGGTCAGCCTTCCTCTCGTACGGGGGTTGCCGTCGCCCACACGGTGTTGAAGCTCTCGGCGTAGGTGTCGAACATGCCGCTCTCCTCGTGTCGGCGAAGATGCCACACGGGGGCGGCGTAGGCGTTGACGCCCCAGACGTGGGCGTTGACGAGTTGCTGGTCGTCGGCTCGGTAGAGGGAGTTGTACAGCGTGGTGCCGTGGGTACGGACTTCGATGCCCGGGGAGGCGGCGAGGGGTCTGTAGTGCATGAGCGCGAGGCGGCAGCGGGATTCGATGCCGTGGCCGAACCGCTCCTCCTGGCCGCGGGCTTGGACGTTGTCGCTGTCGGCGTCCCCGATCGCGATGCGGACGGTGCAGCCTTCGGCGACGCGTTCGGTGAGGAGTTTGTTCAGCCGCGGGTACGCCTCGTGGAGGAAGACGGCCGCGTAGACAAGGATGTCGATCCGTTCCCGGGCCTGGGCCATCAGGTCGGTGAACGCCGAGACGGGAAGGTCGGCCCGCTGTTCGTAGAGCGCGACCAGTTCGGGGCTGATGGCGCGGGCGGGACGGGCCTGGCGGAGCGCCGGCCAGAGTGCGTGCACGTCTTCTCCCAGGGCCTTGGCCGCCTGGAGGGCGGAGGCACGACGTGGGATACGCCCGAGGTTCACCCAGCGCTCGACCGACTTGGGGTCAACCTCGACCTCGTGGGCGAGGGCAGCGTATGTCCAGCCTCCGGCTGCCATGACGGCTCGTAGTCTCTCGTTCGGCACGAGTCTCCCCCTTGGTCTCGGGCCGGCACCAGGGACGTTCTACATACGGTGGGACGTCCCGGAGTGGGGTTGCTTCGGCGGGAGTGTCGCAGGTCTCGGTGAGGTGGACCTTGTAGCCCATCCAGAACAGGTCTTCGCCCTTGGCCGCCCAGCGGGCATCGGGGTCGTAGGGCGAGGCCAGGCGGAGTTGGCCGGGCGGGACACCCTCGTCGTCGGCGTCCCGCTTCTTGATCACCTCCCGTCCCCGGGTGTCGGTGTGCAGGTAGTAGGTCTGCACGAGAATCTGCCGCAGGAGCCGCACAGACTCGATCTCCTGGATCCACCCCGGGGCGTCCGGGGCCCATGCCGCCCGGCACAACGCCAGGGCATCCTGGCCGAAGACCTGCGCGAGCCGGTCGCGTTTCGTCTGCGAGGACGGCATGCGCCAGCCGTCCACCCTCGGCCCGTAACGGTGGGCGAACTCGGCCACATCGACCTGTCCGGCCAGCCAGGCCGGTGCCGCGACCGCAAGAGCCTCCAGCGCTGCCCGCACGCTCTCCCCGGCAAGCTCCAGACGGTTCAAGTCCCGCACCGCGCTGATCACATGGGTGGAATCCGTGCGCTGCTTGCCCCCGGCGGCCACCAGGCCCTCGTCCTTGCAGTGCTCCAGGAGCCGGTCGAAGACCACCCGTTCCATGCCGTGCCCGGCCAGCCGGGTGCGGAACCGGCTCAGCACGCTCGCGTCGAAACCCGTGTCCGTCAGCTCGGCCCCGAGCGCGTACTTCCAGTCGATCCAAACCCAACCTGAGCGCCTTGACGAAAGACATAGAGGCACCCCCCCGACGCCGCCAGTCTGCTACCGGGCCTCCTGGCAGCTACCCGGACCGGAGGGTGGAGGCGAGGTGGACGAGCTGACCGGAGGCGTTCCGCTTGAGCTCCTGGGCGGCCGAGCCGTTGCACTTCTGCACTTGGACCGCGGACCCGGCCGCATTGGCGGCGGGCTGCACGCACCACTTGTCGTGGACGTTCAGCGTGCCCCGGTCCCGGTCGGTCTGCGTCGCGCCCGGAGTGGGAGTGAAGCACCAGTCAAGGGCTACCCCCTACACGACCCCGGTCAACGAGACACTCACGGCACCGCACCGGCGCCCCGCTCCGAGGATGGAGTAGGGGCGCCGGTGCGTTACGTGACCACCCGCCGAACCTCCCGCCGACCACGCAACAGACAAGGCCGGTTTTCTCGTCCGGCCTGAACACGAGGGCAGGACCATCGACAGACCCCGAGTCAGAGGGCCGCGAACTCGACGAACGCGGTCCACGCCGTGGGTTGTACGGCCAGTGCGGCGCGGGCCGTGTCCTTCGAGTCGCGGACGTGGACCGCGCCGGGGCGGGCGGCGACCTCGACGCATTCGCCCCCTTCCTCGCTGCTGTAGCTGCTCTTGCGCCACGTCGACTGGTCTATGTGCGGCTGATGTGCGTGCGCGTTCATGGCTCTCCCAGCAACTTCTCTACGTACGCCAATGATTCACGAGGAGTCAGGGCCTGCGCCCGGATGATCCCGTACTTGACCTCCAGCGCACGGACGCGGTCCCGCTCAGTCTGCAAGCGGCTCACGTTCTGTACCTCGGCGTACGCGATCCTCCGCCCTTCCTTCGTTTCGATCAAGGTGAAGGGACCGGCCATGCCCGCGTTCTCCTCACGGGCGAGCGGCATCACCTGGATCTCAACGTTCCGCCGCTGGCCCATCAGCAGGATGTGCTCAAGTTGGCCACGCAGGACGCCTCGGCCTCCGATGGGACGCCTCAACACTGCCTCATCCATGACGAAGCTGGCGAGCGGCGCATCACGGCTGGACAAGATCTCCTGTCGGGCCAGGCGTGCACCCACTCGCTGTTCGATAAGTTCGTCATCCATGGGCGGGCGCATCATCATGAAAATGGCCCGCGCGTACTCCTCCGTCTGCAAGAGTCCGGGCACCGCTTGGTTCGCGTACACATGCAGTTCGACGGCCTCGGCCTCCAACCGTGCCGCGTCCCGGAAGAACGCCGGATACTGAGCCCGAGCCACCTCCTCCTTGCTCGCACTCAATACCCCACCCGCCTCCAGAACTTCATCGGCCTGGTCGATGAACTTCGGCGGCGGGATGCGTCTCCCCTGCTCGAACGAAGCGATCGTCGACGCCGAGTAGCCGGTCAGCGAACCGAGACTCGCCCGGTCCATCCCCGCCCGGTCCCGGAACAGCTTCAACTGCCGCCCGAACACGCACAGCATGCCCGTCCCGACCTCGTACTCCGGCTGATGAACCTCGTCGTCCACGCCGCAGCTCCTCTCGTACGACCGCCCAGTCAGCCAACTCGCAGGCTCGGGAAGCGGTCACGCCCAACAGCAGGTACAAGCGCACGGCCCGCGTGTACAGCCCGTACCCGTCAGCGCGTCGCTCCTGGTCAACGCTACGTAGAGAACGCAACCGTTAACCCTATGAAGTCAGCAACTCCCCCGAACGGGCATATGCCACAACTCCGCGTACTCGAACACGAGTTCACCATGCGCTTCACCTCAACCCCACGCGGTGCCCGCCTCGCCCGCCGGCTCGTCTCGCACCGCCTAAACGACTGGGGTCAGCCCTACGCAACCCCGGTCAACGAGACGCTCACCCTCATCACGGCGGAGCTCACCGCCAACGCCGTACGCCACGGCCACCTCCCCGGCCGGGACTTCCACCTCCACCTCACCCTGGCCCAGGACATCCTCCGCCGTCGGCTGGCATGTCGCAGTCGACCGTCTCGCGGATCTGGCGGGCGTTCGGCCTCAAACCGCACATCGTGGAGACC
It includes:
- a CDS encoding small ribosomal subunit Rsm22 family protein — translated: MNVSVPAADTLRTALAELLDGLPPRQAAQAVDRLIASYRGATPTDAPILRDRADVAAYAAYRMPATFEAVSSALEAFADAVPRWTPGSHVDVGGGTGAATWAVSAVWEGTRPVTVLDWAEPALALGREIAAANPALADARWQRARIGSALALDPADLVTVSYVLNELPAADRATLVDAAASAAQAVVIVEPGTPDGYARVIEARDRLIGAGFRVAAPCPHSAACPIVPGTDWCHFSARVSRSSLHRQVKGGSLPYEDEKFAYVAAARFPVTPAPSRVVRRPQIRKGQVLLDLCEPDEQLSRTTVTKKHGDLYKAARDADWGDTWPPAPPGD
- a CDS encoding multidrug effflux MFS transporter, which encodes MPEGGAVDPAAPEAVVTQSVLPSVRERRRTGLLVTLVLGGLTATPPLSMDMYLPALPEVTRSLHAPAATVQLTLTACLAGMALGQLVVGPMSDRWGRRRPLLAGLAVYVVATVLCALAPTVEALVAFRLVQGLAGAAGIVIARAVVRDLYDGVAMARFFSTLMLISGVAPVVAPLIGAQILRGTDWRGVFVLLAAVGLLLAALVWARLPETLPVAERQEGGVGEALRSMRRLLSDAPFTGYLLTGGFAFAALFAYISASPFVVQEIYGASPQTFGLLFGVNSVGLVLIGQVNGKVLVGRVRLDRVLAVGLATVTLAAAALLLMTTGVFGEVGLTPVAVALFVLMSAMGVTLPNAQTLALLRVRHSAGSASALLGTSSFLIGAIASPLVGVAGERTAVPMAVVQLTAVLVASACFVALCRPWRTRAGDSRTADSRTADSRAGEES
- a CDS encoding serine hydrolase domain-containing protein, which encodes MAYESGRLEDGGFENGGFESGRRELSTPRLRVDTPERAGLDPEETRLLVRDVVDLTAGDHPWAAGAVVVAGRGPVIAVREAAGWAVRYSAYDPAADAGVELPAGERVPMAVDTPFDLASLTKLFTSVAAVQQIERGTLGIDALVGAYLPDFRGAAEHGVTVRQLLTHTSGLRPELPLYDCADVGERMALLRAEAPSGEPGRYLYSDLNMLLLQQLLERLTGRTLDVLVHEGITRPLGMTATGFGPCPGAAATEDQRRPWARADRGMLRGEVHDENTWALGGVAGHAGLFSTGDDLAVFCRTLLAGGSYGTARIIGPDFVELLLTPPGLGFAVDQPWFMGELAGEGAAGHTGFTGTSLVLDPATDTFVVLLANTVHPVRRTPDSTPRALAGTRLAMAVR
- a CDS encoding Gfo/Idh/MocA family protein, whose protein sequence is MTTDTVRWGILATGGIAAAFTADLIDLPDAEVVAVASRTEASAKAFADRFGIPRAYGDWAALAADEDIDVVYVATPHAAHRVAAGLCLEAGRNVLCEKAFTLNVREAEELVGLARSGGRFLMEAMWMYCNPVIRRLKALVDDGAIGDVRTVQADFGLEGPFPPSHRLRDPAQGGGALLDLGVYPVSFAHLLLGEPSGIAAQAVLSAEGVDLQTALALSWDSGALAALHCSVSGGTGTTASVTGSRGRIDIPAGFFHPDRIVLHRAGHDPEEFAGDPADGPRTTFRHEAREVMRALRAGETESPLVPLDGSLAVMRTLDAVRERIGVRYPGEDA
- a CDS encoding bifunctional DNA primase/polymerase gives rise to the protein MSAEIGGRSGLWGKLSEWLRASGPAEPLGEDGREVLLLAAAGAGLPLAPAAYPAPGYGCSCDRVGCPTPARHPVSFAWQTQSTTDRAQIERWARHQPQANFITATGMTHDVLDVPLEAGRAALERLLDAGVDVGPVAVSDDGRLLFFTLTRGTPEDEDEWWPCELDCHPETMDEHPGLRWHCRGSYVLVPPARLPGDDGQSVHWLRGPEHPLPDPLTLLEILTDACARHVGETPDHSAAAWPLHR
- a CDS encoding NUDIX domain-containing protein: MARTEYYGDPNAPEPNSMVVAASAVVTDDHGRILLQRRRDNDLWALPGGGMDLTDSLPGTAIREVKEETGLDVEITGLVGTYTDPKHIIAYTDGEVRRQFNVCFTARITGGRLEISDESTELRFVPPEEIKQLPMHHTQRLRLQHFLEHREKPYLG
- a CDS encoding TetR/AcrR family transcriptional regulator, giving the protein MVTQSGKPAPDTSRRSERSRRAIYDAALALVVEVGYPKTTIEGIAARAGVGKQTIYRWWGSKADVLLEAFLDLGEQAAREAGAAEHEPYAIPDTGDLAADLKAVLRATVDQLTDPRFEAPSRALAAEGVVDEQVGREFTAKLLEPSLQLYVDRLRAAQEAGQVRADLDLRIALEFFVSPLAQRWLQYTGPISYEYTDTLVDYALHGLAPR
- a CDS encoding XRE family transcriptional regulator, which translates into the protein MAAGGWTYAALAHEVEVDPKSVERWVNLGRIPRRASALQAAKALGEDVHALWPALRQARPARAISPELVALYEQRADLPVSAFTDLMAQARERIDILVYAAVFLHEAYPRLNKLLTERVAEGCTVRIAIGDADSDNVQARGQEERFGHGIESRCRLALMHYRPLAASPGIEVRTHGTTLYNSLYRADDQQLVNAHVWGVNAYAAPVWHLRRHEESGMFDTYAESFNTVWATATPVREEG
- a CDS encoding transposase, yielding MPLCLSSRRSGWVWIDWKYALGAELTDTGFDASVLSRFRTRLAGHGMERVVFDRLLEHCKDEGLVAAGGKQRTDSTHVISAVRDLNRLELAGESVRAALEALAVAAPAWLAGQVDVAEFAHRYGPRVDGWRMPSSQTKRDRLAQVFGQDALALCRAAWAPDAPGWIQEIESVRLLRQILVQTYYLHTDTRGREVIKKRDADDEGVPPGQLRLASPYDPDARWAAKGEDLFWMGYKVHLTETCDTPAEATPLRDVPPYVERPWCRPETKGETRAERETTSRHGSRRLDIRCPRPRGRG
- a CDS encoding small ribosomal subunit Rsm22 family protein, which codes for MRRSARARSLLDLCETEERLSRTTVTKRHGDFYKAARDADWGTPGRRRACESGAGLRLSSPNTRGASPESIPVRPLGHSCDPRRTGWQAGTPPDLLSYSARARTRASVTVRRAAFSLSRSSRTWSTFFPDAW